One region of Chitinophaga varians genomic DNA includes:
- a CDS encoding antitoxin Xre-like helix-turn-helix domain-containing protein, which translates to MKHARKYQVQENTLMIVENPGAAYTPGSGYYDFIELSRSGVLKRALLNLSRQLSFSLTELAQVLHISERTLQRYADDAKLGADTSERAILLSQLYQRGTEVFGSLENFKEWMRTPLPTFNYQLPISLLDTTFGFQLIEDELGRIEHGIFA; encoded by the coding sequence ATGAAACACGCAAGAAAATACCAGGTGCAGGAAAACACCCTGATGATTGTGGAGAACCCGGGCGCGGCCTACACTCCAGGCAGCGGATACTATGACTTCATAGAACTTTCCCGGAGTGGCGTATTAAAAAGAGCATTATTGAACCTGAGTCGTCAGCTTTCTTTTTCACTGACAGAACTGGCGCAGGTGCTGCACATTTCAGAACGAACGTTGCAGCGTTATGCAGACGACGCCAAACTTGGCGCCGATACCTCCGAACGGGCGATCCTCCTCTCCCAGCTGTACCAGCGGGGCACAGAAGTTTTCGGCAGCCTGGAAAACTTCAAGGAGTGGATGCGCACGCCGCTTCCCACCTTTAACTATCAACTTCCTATTTCCCTGTTAGATACTACTTTTGGTTTTCAGCTGATTGAAGACGAACTGGGACGCATTGAACACGGGATATTCGCATAA
- a CDS encoding RES family NAD+ phosphorylase, whose product MDVYRISKCAYINDLTGTGSRLYGGRWNSPGHSIVYTAGSRALSALEVLVHIPLKNIIQDFCIATIHIPDDIAIKVLTKKDLPSGWQSLAPFPALQTIGDEWVDTARYAVLRIPSVVIAEENNYLINPLHPDAARVTITDTQPFVFDQRLRKV is encoded by the coding sequence ATGGATGTTTACAGAATCAGTAAATGTGCCTACATCAATGACCTGACAGGCACAGGGTCCCGCTTGTACGGAGGCCGGTGGAACAGTCCGGGCCATTCGATCGTTTACACGGCCGGCAGCAGGGCGCTGTCTGCGCTGGAAGTACTGGTGCACATTCCCTTAAAAAATATTATTCAGGACTTTTGTATCGCCACCATCCACATCCCGGATGATATTGCGATCAAAGTGCTCACGAAAAAAGACCTTCCCTCCGGCTGGCAATCGCTGGCGCCCTTCCCTGCCCTGCAGACTATTGGCGACGAATGGGTGGACACTGCCCGCTATGCCGTGCTCAGGATTCCCTCTGTAGTGATTGCCGAAGAAAATAACTATCTCATCAACCCTTTGCATCCCGATGCCGCCCGTGTCACGATTACGGACACCCAACCGTTTGTGTTTGACCAGCGGCTGAGAAAAGTATAA
- a CDS encoding SusD/RagB family nutrient-binding outer membrane lipoprotein: MTILNKTLVTAGFAALLALGSGCKKYLDVNNDQDRPVDAPPAAILTGAEVTAAYTIGGADVALTASLLTNQVDGTSQQFKNYQLYQIVADNLTTCWGNLYQGTLNDLVELRKMSEPKKWYFYSGASKILIAYVLGTSTDLWGDIPYSDAFQGLDFKFKPKYDKQEDIYKTIDGLLTSAIADLNQPQLGPVPGGNDVLYGGDPALWIKFANSYRMRTLIHLTKKDPAGYAQKVIDASKAAGGIIGAGEEAAVAFLNDPTRANPVQQFNAQRPGYITYDQSFMINQMKALGDNRVGPYLGGAYDSKTSPVYLLTAYELDFILAEAYARLGQDADAQAHYEAAVTGSFLSVKADPTGYLAKPEVKYDPAASATDKLNLILTQKYYAMYLQAENFTDWRRTGFPALTSKNAGKEIPRRYPYPQSELSYNGANVPTGISLTTKMWWDQ; the protein is encoded by the coding sequence ATGACTATTCTCAATAAAACACTTGTCACTGCTGGTTTCGCAGCCCTGCTTGCGCTGGGTTCCGGTTGTAAAAAGTACCTGGATGTTAATAACGATCAGGACAGGCCTGTAGACGCTCCGCCTGCGGCCATCCTCACCGGGGCGGAAGTAACTGCCGCCTATACGATTGGTGGTGCTGACGTTGCCCTCACTGCCAGCCTGCTCACCAATCAGGTGGACGGCACCAGCCAACAGTTTAAGAACTACCAGTTATACCAGATCGTGGCGGATAACCTGACCACCTGCTGGGGCAATCTCTATCAGGGTACGCTCAATGACCTGGTGGAACTGCGAAAAATGTCAGAACCCAAGAAATGGTATTTCTACAGCGGCGCCAGCAAAATACTGATCGCCTATGTATTGGGCACCAGCACTGACCTCTGGGGAGATATCCCTTACAGCGATGCTTTTCAGGGACTGGATTTTAAGTTCAAACCGAAATACGATAAACAGGAAGATATCTATAAAACCATCGATGGTTTGCTCACTTCAGCTATCGCTGACCTGAACCAGCCACAGCTGGGACCGGTGCCCGGCGGCAACGACGTGCTTTATGGCGGCGACCCTGCTCTCTGGATAAAATTCGCTAACTCTTACCGGATGCGGACGCTGATCCATCTCACCAAAAAAGATCCTGCTGGTTATGCACAGAAGGTAATTGACGCGTCCAAGGCGGCAGGCGGCATTATCGGCGCAGGTGAGGAAGCTGCGGTGGCTTTCCTGAACGACCCTACCAGGGCTAATCCGGTGCAGCAGTTCAATGCCCAGCGTCCCGGATACATCACTTACGACCAGTCGTTTATGATCAACCAGATGAAAGCGCTGGGTGATAACAGGGTGGGACCATACCTGGGCGGCGCCTACGACTCCAAAACTTCCCCTGTGTACCTGTTGACTGCCTATGAGCTGGACTTTATCCTGGCAGAAGCATACGCCCGTCTCGGACAGGATGCTGATGCACAGGCCCACTACGAAGCAGCGGTAACTGGCTCCTTCCTTTCTGTAAAAGCTGACCCAACAGGTTATCTGGCCAAACCGGAAGTGAAATATGATCCGGCAGCCAGCGCTACAGATAAACTGAATCTCATCCTGACGCAGAAATATTATGCGATGTACCTGCAGGCTGAAAACTTCACCGATTGGCGTCGCACAGGCTTTCCGGCGCTGACATCCAAAAATGCCGGCAAGGAAATTCCGAGACGTTATCCTTATCCGCAGTCTGAGCTGTCCTACAATGGTGCTAATGTGCCTACTGGTATTTCACTCACTACCAAAATGTGGTGGGACCAGTAA
- a CDS encoding DUF3467 domain-containing protein, with translation MENQHEEQNQLNIELNEEIAEGQYANLAIITHSNAEFVVDFVNVMPGLPKAKVKSRIILTPQHAKRFMKALQDNVKKYESVHGTIQDQEPVSVPMNFGGPTAQA, from the coding sequence ATGGAAAATCAGCACGAAGAGCAGAATCAGCTTAACATCGAGTTAAATGAAGAGATTGCGGAAGGGCAATATGCCAACCTCGCTATAATCACCCATTCCAATGCCGAGTTTGTAGTGGATTTTGTCAATGTGATGCCGGGCCTGCCGAAAGCAAAAGTCAAGTCACGCATTATTCTTACGCCCCAGCATGCCAAGCGTTTTATGAAGGCATTGCAGGATAATGTCAAAAAATACGAATCTGTTCACGGCACAATTCAGGACCAGGAGCCGGTTTCTGTGCCCATGAATTTTGGTGGTCCCACTGCTCAAGCCTGA
- a CDS encoding aspartate kinase: MKVLKFGGTSVGKPERMHSVAQLITADNDQKIVVLSALSGTTNALVEISQSLSEGKKAQAKQQIDKLESHYRTFCDELVKQEAGRASAKAIIDEHFEFLNIILKISFNEALNKDILAQGELLSTRLFCVSLEEAGIPAVLLPALDFMSIDEYEEPEIPKIKIKLGNLINQHKGQKLFITQGYICRNAKGEVDNLKRGGSDYSASLIGAAIQAEEIQIWTDIDGMHNNDPRVVKKTFPIEQLSFDEAAELAYFGAKILHPASIWPAQHFNIPVKLLNTMQPEAKGTIITEMPNGNGAKAIAAKDGIIAIKIKSSRMLLAYGFLRKIFEVFEKYRTPIDMITTSEVAVSLTIDSEAHLDQILKELQPFGTVELDHHHTIVSIVGNEVAATPSIITKLFDAMEGIPLRMISYGGSRHNISILVNGQFKEKTLQVLNKGLFGLE; encoded by the coding sequence ATGAAAGTGTTAAAATTTGGTGGAACCTCCGTGGGAAAACCAGAGCGCATGCATTCAGTAGCGCAACTGATCACAGCAGATAATGATCAGAAAATTGTGGTACTGTCTGCCCTGTCAGGCACCACGAACGCACTCGTGGAAATCAGCCAGTCATTGTCGGAAGGCAAAAAAGCACAGGCGAAGCAGCAGATAGACAAGCTGGAAAGCCATTACAGGACCTTCTGCGATGAACTGGTGAAACAGGAGGCTGGCCGTGCCAGCGCTAAAGCTATCATTGATGAACACTTTGAATTTCTGAACATCATCCTGAAGATATCTTTCAACGAAGCGTTGAATAAAGATATCCTCGCACAGGGCGAACTGTTGTCTACCCGCCTGTTCTGCGTATCCCTGGAAGAAGCCGGCATTCCCGCCGTCTTGCTGCCAGCACTGGATTTCATGAGCATCGATGAATATGAAGAACCGGAAATTCCCAAGATCAAAATCAAACTGGGTAACCTGATCAATCAGCATAAGGGTCAGAAGTTATTCATCACACAGGGATACATCTGCCGTAATGCCAAAGGAGAAGTGGATAACCTGAAACGTGGCGGCAGTGACTACTCCGCTTCCCTGATCGGCGCCGCGATCCAGGCTGAAGAAATCCAGATCTGGACCGATATCGACGGTATGCACAATAACGATCCGCGCGTAGTGAAAAAAACCTTCCCGATCGAGCAGCTGTCATTCGACGAAGCCGCCGAGCTGGCCTACTTCGGCGCTAAAATCCTGCACCCGGCTTCTATCTGGCCTGCGCAGCATTTTAATATTCCGGTGAAACTGCTCAATACCATGCAACCCGAAGCTAAAGGTACCATCATCACTGAAATGCCTAATGGCAACGGTGCTAAAGCTATCGCGGCAAAAGACGGTATCATCGCCATCAAGATCAAATCCAGCCGCATGTTGCTGGCATATGGCTTCCTCCGGAAGATATTCGAGGTATTCGAGAAATACCGTACTCCGATCGATATGATCACTACTTCTGAAGTGGCCGTATCACTCACCATCGACAGCGAAGCGCACCTGGACCAGATCCTGAAAGAACTGCAGCCGTTTGGTACAGTAGAACTGGACCATCACCACACGATCGTTTCTATCGTTGGCAACGAGGTGGCTGCTACTCCTTCCATCATCACCAAACTGTTTGATGCCATGGAAGGTATTCCTTTGCGTATGATCTCCTACGGTGGCAGCAGACATAACATTTCCATCCTGGTGAATGGCCAGTTCAAGGAAAAAACACTGCAGGTGCTGAATAAAGGACTGTTCGGTTTAGAGTAA
- a CDS encoding DNA polymerase III subunit alpha: MYLNCKTFFSLRYGTMPAEMLIKKAAQLGITTLALTNINITSDAWEFVDLCRKHLIKPVLGVECRNQSTFCYLLLARDQEGWYHINRFLSDHLSREIPFPDRAPALPGTWAIYKWGAVPPALLLPHELLGVNPRDLNRFFRVDTLSIRHQLVIMHPVTFQDNDHYELHRVLRAIDQNILISQLEPHTTGTVHDQFVHPAKMVERFEQYPHIVSNTLRVLETCEVEMALQTPRNRKSFLGNVEEDRQLLRQLAYQGMEYRYGKDHAEASRRIEKELDIIAQQEFEAYFLITWDIIRYAQERQFFYVGRGSGANSIVAYCLKITDVDPIELNLFFERFLNPYRTSPPDFDIDFSWRDRDAIIRYVFDKYGDTHTALLGTVTTFQTNAIIREMGKVFGLPKKEIDQILENGFNIQLNEDHIQRKIQHFSGLMDQEKSFPNHLSIHAGGILISDAPIHQYCTTYLPPKGFSTAQLDMLQAERIGLYKFDILSQRGLGHIRDTIDIIRKNKQVDIDIHNVKAFTVDEKVKENLKKVNTIGCFYIESPGMRQLLQKLQCDNYLTLVAASSIIRPGVAQSGMMKQYIHSYRNPASVTYLHPVIEELLSDTFGIMVYQEDVIKVAHTYANMELADADSLRRAMAGKYRGTKDFEKIQERFFANCAQLGRPYEVSAEVWRQIASFANFSFSKAHSASFAVESYQSLYLKTYFPAEFMVAVINNFGGFYNRELYFRELKKTGVNIHPPCINNSDYPTNIKGQEVYVGLIHVEGLEQALAERILEERRQCGPYLHLEDFCSRISPGAEQLELLIRIGCFQFTGQTKKQLLWKSSLLVRQPGTAAVHNLSLFQPAAVNCELPELAYHQHEDAFDEIDLLGFPLASPFEVLNHDQSAYIPARDFHRYVNQPVTTLGYLVTTKTMRTVKGEPMCFGTFLDREGQFIDTVHFPDSLRQYPFQKGGFYILKGKAISEYNVITLEISQMKKIGYFEDKKF, encoded by the coding sequence ATGTACCTGAACTGCAAAACATTTTTCAGCCTGCGATATGGCACCATGCCCGCTGAAATGCTGATCAAAAAAGCAGCGCAACTGGGCATCACCACGCTGGCCCTTACCAACATCAACATCACTTCCGATGCCTGGGAATTTGTGGACCTTTGCCGCAAACATCTCATCAAACCAGTACTGGGCGTGGAATGCCGTAATCAGTCAACATTCTGCTACCTGCTGCTGGCCCGTGACCAGGAAGGATGGTATCATATCAACCGCTTTCTTTCCGATCACCTGAGCCGGGAGATACCTTTCCCCGACCGCGCCCCTGCCCTCCCCGGCACCTGGGCCATCTATAAGTGGGGCGCTGTTCCGCCAGCCCTGCTGCTGCCGCACGAACTGCTGGGCGTTAATCCACGCGACCTCAACAGATTTTTCCGGGTAGATACCCTTAGCATCCGCCACCAACTGGTGATCATGCACCCTGTCACCTTTCAGGACAATGACCACTATGAACTGCACCGCGTATTACGCGCTATCGATCAGAACATCCTTATTTCCCAACTGGAACCACATACCACAGGCACTGTCCACGACCAGTTTGTGCATCCAGCCAAAATGGTGGAACGCTTTGAGCAATATCCGCATATTGTTTCCAACACGCTCCGCGTGCTGGAAACATGTGAAGTGGAAATGGCGCTGCAAACGCCCCGCAACCGGAAATCATTCCTAGGCAACGTGGAAGAAGACCGGCAGCTATTGCGGCAGCTGGCCTATCAGGGTATGGAATACCGCTACGGGAAAGACCATGCCGAAGCTTCGCGGCGCATTGAAAAAGAACTGGACATCATCGCACAACAGGAATTTGAGGCGTACTTCCTGATCACCTGGGACATCATCCGCTACGCACAGGAAAGACAGTTTTTCTATGTAGGACGCGGCAGCGGTGCTAATTCTATCGTGGCGTACTGCCTCAAAATAACCGATGTGGACCCCATAGAGCTGAACCTCTTTTTTGAACGCTTCCTCAATCCCTATCGTACTTCCCCTCCGGATTTTGACATCGATTTTTCCTGGCGCGACCGTGATGCTATCATCCGGTATGTGTTTGATAAGTACGGCGACACGCATACCGCGCTGCTGGGCACCGTCACCACATTTCAAACGAATGCCATTATCCGGGAAATGGGCAAAGTGTTCGGTCTCCCTAAAAAAGAAATCGACCAGATACTGGAAAACGGCTTCAACATACAACTGAACGAAGACCACATCCAGCGTAAGATCCAGCATTTCAGCGGGCTGATGGACCAGGAAAAATCCTTTCCCAATCATCTCAGTATCCATGCCGGTGGTATCCTCATCAGCGATGCGCCCATCCATCAGTACTGCACTACATACCTGCCGCCGAAAGGATTCAGCACCGCCCAGCTGGACATGCTACAGGCTGAACGCATCGGCCTTTATAAATTTGATATCCTCAGTCAACGCGGCCTCGGACATATCCGCGACACCATCGACATTATCCGTAAAAACAAACAGGTGGACATCGATATCCACAATGTCAAAGCATTTACAGTAGACGAGAAGGTGAAAGAAAACCTGAAAAAAGTTAACACCATTGGTTGCTTTTATATAGAATCACCCGGTATGCGGCAGTTGCTGCAAAAGTTGCAGTGCGACAACTACCTTACCCTGGTGGCCGCCAGTTCTATCATCCGGCCGGGCGTGGCGCAATCCGGCATGATGAAACAATATATCCACAGTTACCGCAACCCTGCCAGTGTTACTTACCTGCACCCTGTCATCGAAGAGTTGCTCAGTGATACGTTTGGCATCATGGTATACCAGGAAGATGTGATCAAGGTGGCACATACCTACGCCAATATGGAACTGGCGGATGCTGACTCGCTACGGCGGGCCATGGCTGGGAAATACAGGGGAACAAAGGACTTTGAAAAAATACAGGAACGTTTTTTTGCCAACTGCGCACAACTGGGACGTCCTTATGAAGTGTCCGCGGAGGTATGGCGGCAGATCGCCAGCTTTGCCAATTTCTCCTTTTCCAAAGCCCACTCCGCCAGCTTTGCCGTGGAGAGCTATCAGAGCCTCTATCTGAAAACTTATTTCCCGGCAGAGTTTATGGTCGCCGTGATCAATAATTTCGGCGGCTTCTACAACCGCGAACTGTATTTCCGGGAACTGAAAAAGACCGGTGTCAACATTCATCCGCCCTGCATCAACAACAGCGACTATCCCACCAACATCAAAGGACAGGAGGTGTATGTAGGGCTTATCCATGTGGAAGGCCTTGAGCAGGCCCTCGCTGAAAGGATACTGGAGGAGCGCCGGCAATGCGGTCCTTACCTGCACCTGGAAGATTTCTGTAGCCGTATTTCCCCGGGCGCGGAACAACTGGAATTATTGATCCGTATTGGCTGTTTTCAGTTTACCGGCCAGACTAAAAAACAGCTGTTGTGGAAAAGCAGTTTGTTGGTCCGGCAACCCGGTACTGCCGCTGTCCATAACCTGTCATTGTTCCAGCCCGCTGCTGTGAACTGTGAACTGCCGGAGCTGGCCTACCATCAGCATGAAGACGCCTTTGATGAAATAGACCTGCTGGGTTTTCCGCTGGCATCTCCTTTTGAAGTGCTCAATCATGACCAGTCTGCGTATATCCCTGCCCGTGATTTTCACCGGTATGTCAATCAACCGGTGACTACGCTGGGGTACCTGGTCACCACCAAAACGATGCGTACCGTCAAAGGTGAACCGATGTGTTTTGGTACTTTCCTTGACCGTGAGGGACAGTTTATTGATACGGTCCATTTTCCGGACAGCCTGCGTCAATATCCTTTTCAGAAGGGTGGTTTTTATATTTTAAAAGGGAAGGCCATCTCCGAATATAATGTTATCACACTGGAAATCAGTCAGATGAAAAAAATCGGATACTTCGAGGATAAAAAATTCTGA
- the dinB gene encoding DNA polymerase IV, translating into MITLQQRAIAHFDLDCFFVSVECLHDSQLKGKPLLIGGSSDRAVVAACSYEARRFGIHSAMPMKTALRLCPHAIVRSGDMDRYSEKSREVTSIIADKAPLYEKSSIDEFYLDLSGMDKFFGSLKWTTELRKAIIKESGLPISFGLASNKLVSKVATDEAKPNGQLEIPFGAEKNFLAPMPVEKIPMVGRETAAQLRRRGVETVKILSEVPPSLLEAWMGKNGISLWRKANGIDDSPVVPYYEQKSISTESTFPADTIDMEFLHAELVRMTEKIAFELRQQNKLTGCVTVKIRYSDFETVTKQMTIPYSCSDHVLLEKVKDLFKKLYDRRLLVRLIGVRFSHLVQGNHQISLFDDSQEMIALYQAIDNIKNRFGWDMLLKGTNVVPPDKKNIPAPKKDIMPYYKG; encoded by the coding sequence ATGATTACATTACAACAGCGAGCTATCGCACATTTTGACCTGGATTGTTTTTTTGTATCAGTGGAATGCCTGCATGACAGTCAACTGAAAGGCAAGCCGTTGCTGATAGGCGGCAGCAGCGACCGCGCTGTGGTAGCTGCCTGCAGCTACGAAGCCCGCCGCTTCGGCATCCACTCCGCGATGCCCATGAAAACGGCCCTGCGCCTGTGTCCACACGCCATCGTCCGTAGCGGTGACATGGACCGCTACAGCGAAAAGTCCCGCGAAGTGACCAGCATCATCGCTGACAAAGCGCCGCTGTATGAAAAATCTTCTATCGACGAATTTTATCTCGACCTCTCCGGCATGGATAAATTCTTTGGCTCGCTTAAATGGACCACAGAACTGCGGAAAGCCATCATCAAAGAATCCGGGCTGCCTATCTCTTTTGGGCTTGCATCCAACAAACTCGTTTCCAAAGTAGCGACCGACGAAGCCAAACCCAACGGCCAACTGGAAATACCTTTCGGGGCCGAAAAAAATTTCCTTGCTCCGATGCCTGTCGAAAAAATACCGATGGTAGGCAGGGAAACGGCCGCACAGCTCCGGCGCCGTGGCGTGGAAACAGTGAAAATACTCAGCGAAGTACCTCCTTCCCTGCTGGAAGCGTGGATGGGTAAAAATGGCATCTCTCTCTGGAGAAAAGCCAATGGTATCGACGACTCCCCTGTAGTACCGTACTATGAACAAAAATCCATCTCTACGGAAAGTACTTTTCCTGCCGATACCATCGACATGGAATTTCTGCATGCGGAGCTGGTACGCATGACGGAAAAAATTGCCTTCGAACTGCGGCAGCAGAATAAGCTCACCGGTTGCGTGACCGTCAAAATCCGGTATTCCGATTTCGAAACCGTCACCAAACAAATGACCATCCCCTATAGCTGCTCCGATCATGTATTGCTGGAAAAAGTGAAAGACCTGTTTAAAAAACTATACGACCGGCGCCTGCTGGTACGCCTCATCGGCGTACGTTTCAGCCACCTGGTGCAAGGCAACCACCAGATCAGTCTTTTTGATGACAGCCAGGAAATGATCGCGCTCTACCAGGCCATCGACAATATCAAAAACCGCTTCGGCTGGGATATGCTGCTGAAAGGCACCAACGTGGTGCCGCCGGATAAAAAAAACATCCCCGCACCGAAAAAAGATATCATGCCGTACTATAAAGGATAA
- a CDS encoding Ldh family oxidoreductase codes for MEHIYSYHHLTEFTREVFIRMGCSRDHAMLASEVLVAADLRGIDSHGIARLSGYVRLWEAKRINARPNIRIVHETPSTAVVDGDAGLGLVVAPFAMEVAIQKAAVAGTGWVSVKNSNHFGIAGYHAMKALDQDMIGMAMTNASPLVAPTFAKERMLGTNPIAVAIPAKEQPPFVADFATTTAANGKLEILQRKNQEAPIGWIQDKDGNPSTNPHELKDGGALLPLGGDRDHGSHKGYCLGAIVDIFSAVLSGANYGPWAPPFVSFLPLAPDPVGEGLGHFFGAMRVDAFRPADEFKSHMDTWISRFRAAVPVEGKQVLIPGDPEREMHSHRLENGIPVLAPVVKDMQEVAAKFNLNF; via the coding sequence ATGGAACATATTTATTCTTATCATCATCTGACGGAGTTTACCCGCGAGGTTTTTATTCGTATGGGTTGCTCCCGCGACCATGCTATGCTGGCCAGTGAAGTACTGGTAGCGGCCGATCTGCGGGGAATAGACTCTCACGGTATAGCCCGGTTGTCCGGCTATGTGCGCTTGTGGGAAGCCAAAAGGATTAATGCCCGTCCCAATATCCGCATTGTACACGAAACACCCAGCACGGCGGTTGTTGACGGCGATGCTGGCCTGGGCCTCGTTGTAGCGCCGTTTGCCATGGAAGTGGCCATACAGAAAGCTGCTGTTGCCGGTACCGGCTGGGTAAGCGTTAAAAACTCCAACCACTTCGGTATCGCTGGTTACCATGCCATGAAAGCGCTGGACCAGGATATGATCGGTATGGCGATGACCAACGCCAGCCCGCTGGTAGCGCCCACTTTCGCGAAAGAAAGAATGCTGGGCACCAATCCCATTGCGGTGGCCATCCCGGCGAAAGAGCAACCGCCGTTCGTGGCGGATTTCGCTACGACTACTGCTGCCAATGGTAAACTGGAGATCCTGCAACGTAAAAACCAGGAAGCTCCCATTGGCTGGATTCAGGACAAAGATGGCAATCCCAGCACCAACCCGCATGAACTCAAAGATGGCGGGGCTTTGCTGCCATTAGGCGGCGACCGCGATCATGGAAGTCACAAAGGGTATTGTTTGGGAGCAATAGTTGATATATTTTCGGCCGTTCTTTCCGGGGCCAATTACGGACCATGGGCGCCTCCTTTTGTGAGCTTCCTGCCGCTGGCCCCTGATCCGGTGGGAGAAGGACTGGGACATTTCTTCGGCGCCATGCGCGTAGATGCGTTCCGCCCGGCAGATGAATTCAAATCCCACATGGACACCTGGATCAGCCGCTTCAGGGCCGCGGTACCGGTGGAAGGTAAACAGGTGCTCATACCCGGTGACCCGGAAAGGGAAATGCACAGCCATCGCCTGGAAAATGGAATACCTGTTCTGGCGCCGGTAGTGAAAGATATGCAGGAGGTAGCTGCTAAATTTAATTTGAATTTTTAA